The following DNA comes from Dehalococcoidia bacterium.
GGTCGCAGGCTGCCTTGATCGCGCCGATCGCCTCCGTCAGTTCGAGAATGTCCGGGAACGTCTCGAGGATGAAGAGGTCGACGCCTTGTTCGAGCAGCGCGTCGACCTGCTCGCGGAAGGCATCGCGCACCTCCTGCGGCTTGATATCGCCCAGCGTCTTGAGCATGCGCCCCGTCGGGCCCACCGCCCCGGCGATGAAGACCGGGTGGCCGCTGATCTCGCGCGCGTCGCGGGCGAGCTTGGCGGCGCGGAAGTTGATCTCGTGCACCTTGCCTTCGAGGTGGTGCTTCGCGAGCCGATACCGGTTCCCACCGAAGGTGTTCGTCTCGATGATGTCGGCGCCGGCGGCGATGTAATCCTCGTGGATCCGCCGCACGATGTCCGCGCCGTCGATCACCTGTGCTTCGAGACATGCCGACTGCGGGACGCCGCGCGTGTGCAGCAGCGTGCCCATGGCGCCATCGGCGAGCAGGACGCGTTCTTCGAGCGCCTTCGTGAACGGATGCTTCATCGTGCCGTCAAGTATAGGAGATGAAGGAAGCGGCGCTTATCGGGGAATACGTGAGTAAGACATGCCCTGGGAGGCCGCAGATCAGGACCGAGAAAGAACCTGGAGCCTCGAACTTAGAACTGACAACTTATGACTGAGAACTCGACTCGAACCGCCAACGCGTCGCCGTGTTCGGAAAGTCGTGTTCGAGCCACGTCAGCGCTTTCGTCGGCGAGAGCGCGTACGTGATATTGCCGGGGTCATGCGGGTCCGGGCGCATGTCGTACTTCTTCTCGTACGCGTCGGCCATGCGCTCGAGTTGCGCCCGGCCTGTCATCTCAGCCACCTTGCCGTGCAGGATGACGACGTTATCGCCGCTTTCGAGGTGGACGATCCCGTCCGGACGCTCGGCGAGATTGCGCCCCTTGCGAGACTCGCGACTCGTCGCGAAGGCGGCGGCGCCGTCGAACCACAACCCCCACACCGGCATGGCATGTGGCGTGCCGTCGGCGTTGGTGCTGATAATCCAATAGTTGCGCGCGTCCCGCAGCCACTGCTCGATCTGCTCCCACGACAAGATCTCGGCGCCGCTCCCGTCGCGCGCGATGCCGTAGCCGTCGGGCATGTCTGGTCGATCTGCGCTCGGTGTGCTCACGCCGCCATCGTATCAGGCCATAGACGATCGGAGATGAGCGGTTGAGCAGCAGCGCGGCCCCCAACTCCTAACGTCCAACCCCCAACCGCTAGCTCCGCTGCTCCGGCCTGTACAGCTCGTAGTTCGCCGTGCACGCGGCCGTCGAACCCTCGTGCGCGGCGGTGACGATCTGATGCGCGTATTCGCGCGTCACGTCGCCCGCGCCGAACACCATCGCTACGTTCGTGCGTTGCTCCTGGTCCACCTTGATGTAGCCCACCTGGTCGAGTTCGACGCCGAGCGGCCGCGCGAGCAGCGTGTTCGGGCGCGCGCCCTGCTGGCTGAACATGAAGTCGACATCGAGCGTGCGTCCATCGTCGAGTTCGACAACGTTCATGAAACCATCCTCGCCGTAGACCTTCTTCACGCGCCCCTCGATCAGCGTGATGTCCGCGGCGGCAAGCTGCTGCTGCTTCTTGTCGCTGATCAGGTTGCCGCCCGGCGGACGATTGGTGACCATCGTGAGCTGCGGCGTGAAGTTGAGGAACTGGAGCGTCGTCGTCGCCGCTTCATCGTCGCGCCCGACGACGACTACGCGCCGGTTGCGCACCTTGTGACCGTCGCATGTGATGCACCAGAACAGCGACCTGCCGAAAAAATCGTCGACGTCGGCGTTCTCGAACTCCGGCAGATAGTCACGCACGCCCGTCGCGAAGATCAGCGTACGCCCGTGCAATTCAACGCCGTCGCACGCGGCGCGGAAGCCATCTTCCGTGCGCGACACCTCCGCGATCTTGCAGTCGATGAACTCCGCGCCGAAACGCTCCGCCTGGCGCTTCCCAAGGTCGCGCAGCTCGGTCGAGCGGATGCCATCCGGAAAGCCGAGGTAGTTCTCGTTCGTCTCGTGCGTCGTCGAGCGCCCGCTGCCGTGGTCCGCGACGATCACGCTGCGGTTGTAGCGCGCGAGGTAGATCGCGGCAGAAAGTCCCGCCGGGCCGCCGCCGATGACGACGCAGTCGTAAGGCCGGTGTTGCGGCTCCATCTCGCCACTATGGCGAAGTGGCACGTGCCGCTCCGTAGAACCAGCCCGCCGGGGAGTGTCAGTTCGCTATCAGGCTGACGTTCCGCGTGCATCGAAGGCGGGCTGGCATGACTGAGCTGTGCCACCTAATTGTCCTACGGCCGGGGGGCGTTCTGCACCGGCTCCGGCATGGCGTCGTCAACGGCCAGCGGGCGGAACCGGGACCGCGTCAGTACGCCGGGCGACTCTCCGCGCGTGCGCTCGCGGAGCACGTTGTCGAGCCAGAGCGCCGGGATCAGGTACATCGATGCAAGCAGCAGCGAGCCGATGAGGTCGCTCGTCCAGTGCGCACCCGTGTAGAGACGCGCCGGCCCGCCAACGACGATGATGAACACGCAGAACATCCGCACAATCCAGACGATTGGCTGCCACGGCACGATCCGCGGGATAAACGCGAAGATCAGGCCGTACGCCAACACTTCACCCATGAACGTGCCGCTCGGAAAGCTGTCCTCATTCGGGAAGACGCGCACCGGTACCGGCGGCTCGTCCCACGAGAACGGGCGGTCGACGATCTCCCGCACGCCGAGCTGTGCGTATCGCATGGCGCCGGCGCCGAGCACCACCGCCGCCTCGAACAGGCGGCCCCGCACGACGAGCAGCCCGAATAGCGCGATCAGCGCGGCGGCGATCCACTGCAGGTCGCCAACGTCGTTGACGAAGCCGAACAGCCGATCCGCCGGCTCGCTTTCCAGGTCCTGCACCCAGATCGAGGGCTTCTTGTCGAACGGCAGGAAATACGTGCCATCGACCCACCGCGCGAGCGCGAAGAATGTCGCGCAGACGGCCAGCAAGGCGAGCAGCACGGTCGCGTGTAATGCGATACGGCCCACGTCAAGGCGCATTCGTCGAGTATTCGCGCGTGAGCCTCGACCGGCAAGTGCAAAGGCGGATCCCACCGTCAAGCTCACATCGCCCTTCGAGCAACTCCCACGGCTGACGTGCGAAGCTGCCCCGGTCGGCGATGCTATGATTGAAGCGCGCCGGCATGTTGAATCTGCACACGGGAGTGAAGCCATCGAAGAGCATCGTCTGCGCGACCTGCTGACGTCGGTCGCCGAGGGCCGTCTGGCCATCGACGCGGCGGTCGATGAACTGCGCCACCTGCCGTACGAGGACCTCGGCTTCGCGAAGATCGACCATCACCGCGGGCTCCGCGACTGGGTGCCGGAAGTGATCCTTGGCGAAGGTAAGACGCCGGCGCAGATCGTCGAAATCGCCACGCGTCTGCTCGACCGCGCCGATCGGCTGCTCATCACGCGCATCTCGCCGGAAGCGGCACGCGACGTGCTGGCCGCCGTCCCCGATGCGAAGCACCACGAGGCCGCACGGTGCATCACCGTCGAGCGCGCGACGCTGCTCAAGCAGCCCGGCGTGGCCGTGCTCTGCGCCGGCACCGCCGACCTGCCCGTCGCGGAGGAGGCGGCCGTGACGGCGGAAATCATCGGCAACGACGTGCGCCGCATGTATGACGTGGGCGTGGCCGGCATCCACCGCCTGCTCGATCAACTCCCCGCCATCCGCGAGGCGCGCGCGCTCGTCGTCGTCGCCGGCATGGAGGGAGCGCTGCCCAGCGTCGTCGCGGGGCTCGTATCGTCACCCGTCATCGCCGTGCCGACGTCCATCGGCTACGGCGCGAGCTTCAACGGACTGGCGCCGCTCCTCGCCATGCTCAACGCCTGTGCGGCCGGCGTCTCGGTCGTCAACATCGATAACGGCTTCGGTGCGGGCTACATCGCGGCGTCCATCAACCGTATTGCGGTGGCCGGCCGCCCGGACTGACTATCGGTCATCGGTCGCCGGACGCCCGGCGACACTATCCATGACGACCATCTACAATCCGGCCATGGCGTTCGACCCCGTCGTGTCACTGCGGATCATCAACAACGAGCGGCTGCGCAACGCCCAGGGCTGGGCGGAGCACCGCGACCTCGGCGGTGTGCTGGCCATGACATCCGATGCGCCTATCCCGGACCTCAACTGCCTCGAAGCGTTCAATACGACGGAGGCTAAACTCGAAGGGCTGCTCGACATCGGCTTCGCACTGCTGCGGGCGTTTGACTGCGATCCCGCGGCGCAGCTCACGCCGCTCGACCGCCCGAAAAGCGTCGCGAAGCATCTCGAACGGCGTGGTCTCCGCGCCACCGACCGCTGGCACACCATGGTATTCCGCGGCGACGTTGCGTCGATCCCCGTGAACCCCACCATCGACGTGCGCCGCGTCGAGCCCGACGACGTGCCGCTGTTCGTCAGTCTCCACGCCGGCGGTGAGAAGTGGGTGCGGCGGCTGTCAATGTCATCGACGCTGGCGGCGATCAACGAACCCGGCAACAGTTTCTACCTGGCATACGTCGAAGGCCAGCCGGTGGCGACTACGCACCTGTTGGTCGACGGTGCCACGGCCGGCATCTACGCCGTCGGCACGCAGAAAGCGCACCGGCGCCAGGGCATCGCCACGACGCTGCTCGCCGCGGCGCTGCGCGACGCCCAGGCCGCTGGCTGCGACGTCATCGGCCTGCGTACGCTCGCGGGCAGCGACGCCGAACGCCTCTACCGGCGCCACGGCTTCGAACTCGCGCACGAATCGCGGCTCTACGAGACCCCCACAGCGTAGAATCGATAACAATAGACAGCCGTCCGCGTCCCTCTGTTGTCTGCTCCCTGTTGTCTGTTGTCCCCTGCGCTGTACCCTCTCCCTTACCCGAGGTCCGCGCAAACTGAGGCCAACGACGCATGGAATTCCAGCTTTCCGAAGAGCATCGCCTGATCCAGGAGACGGCGCGCCGCATCGCCAAACAGAAGATCGCGCCGCGCGCCGCGGAGATCGACGAGACGCAGGAGTATCCGCACGACATCTTCGCTGCGTTCAAGGAGACCGGCCTCACCGGCCTGACGATCTCAAAGCAGTACGGCGGCAGCGGCGCCGGCATGTTCCCGCTCGCCCTCGCCGTCGAAGAGGCGGCGAAGTATTGCTGCGCCTCGGGGTTGATGCTGCTGCTGTCGGCCCTGGCATCGCAGCCAGTCATGATCGGCGGCGACGAACGCCAGAAGAAGTGGATCGGCGAAGGCATCGCGAGCGGCTCGATCAAGGGCGCGTTCTGCCTGACCGAACCCAACCACGGCTCCGACGCCGGCAACCTGGAGATGCGCGCGAAGAAAGACGGCGACGACTACATCCTCAACGGCGAGAAGATGTACATCTCCGGCGGCACCGTCGCCGACTACGTCGTGGCGTTCGCGCGCACGAACGGCACGCCGGGCCCGAAGGGCATCAGCGCGTTTATCGTGCCGAGCGATGCGCCGGGCTTCAAGGTCGCCGGCCAGGACCGCAAGATGGGCGTGCGCGGCGTCCCGACGGCCGACATCGTCTTCGAAGACGTGCGCGTGCCCCGTGAGAACCTGATCGGCGGCGAAGAAGGCCAGGGCTTCAACCACGCGATGCTCACGCTGAACTCGTGCCGGCCCGTCGTCGGCGCCCGCGGCCTCGGGCTCGCCGAGGGCGCGATGTCGTACGCGCTGGAGTTCGCGCGTCAGCGCGAGGCGTTCGGCAAGCCGATCGCAGAGTTGCAGGCGATCCAGTTCATGTTCGCCGACATGGCGATCCAGATCGAAGCGGCGCGGCTGCTCGTCTACCAGGGCGCGTGGCGCGTCGACCAGGGCCTGTATGACCGCGAACACGCCGCCTACCTCTCGATCGCGAAGGCCTACGCGACCGAAGTCGGCGTGAAAGTGTCGAGCGACGCGATGCAGATCCTCGGCGCGCAGGGCTACATGATGGACCACCCGCTCGAACGCCACTACCGCGACGCGCGCCAGCTCATGATCGTCGAGGGCACGAGCCAGATCCAGCGAGTCGTCATCGCCCGCGCGTTACTCGAACGGGAGATCGTGTATCCGTAGATTTCGCGCGGTCCCAACCGAGTATCGTCATGTGGCTTATACTGGCGCTATGAAGACGGCCAAACAGGAACTTCGGGAACTCCTTGAACAATTGCCTGATGACGCTCCATTGGAAGTGCTCATCCTCGAGATTCAAAATCGGGCAAGCGTCAGGCGTGGCTTCGATGAGTTGCGGCGCGGCGAAGGTATCAGCCACGAAGAAGTCAAGGAGCGACTGCGAACGTGGCGCGAATCGTTTGGTCGCCAGAAGCCAGTCGACGCCTGATCGATATCGCGGCTTACATGCTGCTAGCCGCTCCCGAGCATGCGGAGTCTGTCGTCGACCGCATCGTCCAGGCCACTGAACGTTTGGGCGACTTCCCGCGGATGGGACGAACACTGCCCCACACCCGCGACTTCGAAGCTCGCGAGATCATCGTTGATCGCTTTCACGTTGTGTATGCCATAGACGGAGAGACGGTCGAAATCTCCACCATCCTCCATGGTGCGATGGATATCGCTACGCGCTTACATGAACTGCTAGGTGATGCTTAAATGCGCATCGCACTGATCGGCCAGGCCGCCTTCGGCGAAGCCGTTTTTACCCGCCTCCGCGATCAGGGCGAGCAGATCGTCGCCGTGTCGTCGATCGAGGGCGCGCCCGGGCGTCCCGACCCGCTGTGGGCTGCCGCTGAAGCCGCCCGCCTGCCACCCTTCCCGACCGGCAAGCTCAAGAAGTCCTCTGTCCTCGACGCCTGGTCGGAGACGAAACCGGACCTCTGCGTCATGGCGTTCGTGAACCACATCCTGCCCGAGCGCGTCCTGGAAGCGCCGCCGCTCGGCACCATCCAGTACCACCCGTCGCTGCTGCCCCGGCACCGTGGCCGCTCGTCGATCAACTGGGCGATCGCGCAGGGCGACGGCGTCACCGGGATCACCGTCTTCTGGGTCGACAAGGGCATCGATACCGGCCCTATCCTGCTGCAGAAGGAGGTCCCGGTCGGCCCCGACGATACCGTCGCTTCGCTGTACTTCGACCACCTGTTCCCGCTCGGCGTCGATGCCATGGCGGAAGCGGTGCGCCTCGTCCGCGAAGGCAACGCGCCGCGTATCACGCAGGACGAGACCCGCGCGACCTACGAGCAGCCCGCCGACGACACGACGAGCGCGATCGACTGGGCGCAGCCCGCGCAGGACGTCTACAACCTCGTCCGCGGCTCCAACCCGCAGCCCGGCGCCCACGCCATGCTCGGCGACCTGCAGGTCAGGTTCTTCGACGCCCGTATGTCGCCCGAAGCCCCTCCCGAGCCGCCCGGCACGGTCCTCGCGGTCGGAGAGACGATCGACGTCGCGCTTGCGGGCGGCATCCTGCGCGCGATGCGGTTGCAAGCCGCCGGCGGCAAGAAGATCGCCGCGACGGAGCTCGCCGCAGCGCACGGCGTCACGCCACGGGTCCGCTTCGCGAACGGCGCTCTTCCCGCGCCCTGACCAGGACGCGATGACTCGCTAGTTAACCTTTGCCCGCTCCCGGGCGTTTCCCCTTCGCAGGGCGCCGGAGAGACGTATGACTGCACGATACCCTTGGTTGGCGGCCATCGTGATTCCGTGCGCGCTGGCGACCGCCGCGCTCGCGGGCATCGCCTCACAGCCGCCCACGGCGCTTGCCTGTACCGGTGGCTGGCCCGGCGGTCCGATCGAAGCGATGGCCAACGTCTCGCATATCGCCATCGTTCAGGCTTCAGCAGTCGGTAGCGCCAAAAACACGGCGCCCACCGTCACGCCTCAACTCTCGCCGACACCGACCTCAACTCATGACTCCGCATTCCCCCCGGTGCGCACGCCAGCATCCCCACCCGTCGCGTCGCCAACGCCTGTGCCTCCGAGCGATTTCGTGTTGGAGGGAATTGGCGTGACGTTCAGCCTGCTCGAGAACATCGCCGGAAGCCCGGCCGCTACGATCGAACACGGTTGGACGCAGCGGCGCGACATCGAGGAAGCGCTGCGCCAAGGAGAAGGGGGTCGCCCCGTGATCACGTCGTGCGAACTGGACCGCTTCCTTCCACGCTATATGCTCGGGCGCACGTACTTGCTCTTCTACGCCCACACGCCGGTATTCGATGATCTGTTCCCGTTCATGACGTTTCCGATCGATGGCACCGGCGTCGTGCTCGATGATCCCGAGCACATGCGCGCGTTCAGCGGCGTGCTGCTCATGATGCCCGACACGTACCACCGTTACTTCGAGGGCCTCGCATTCGAGAACTGGGGAGAAGGCGACGGCTACCACATCGCCGAGCCGCGTGTTGACTTCGCGCGCCTGATCGGCGCCGTACGGAACCTGCGCGGAGACCCATCGATCGCGCCGCCCGATGCCGGCAGCGCCGGTCTGAAGGACGTCGCGCGATGAA
Coding sequences within:
- a CDS encoding pyridoxamine 5'-phosphate oxidase family protein; this translates as MSTPSADRPDMPDGYGIARDGSGAEILSWEQIEQWLRDARNYWIISTNADGTPHAMPVWGLWFDGAAAFATSRESRKGRNLAERPDGIVHLESGDNVVILHGKVAEMTGRAQLERMADAYEKKYDMRPDPHDPGNITYALSPTKALTWLEHDFPNTATRWRFESSSQS
- a CDS encoding NAD(P)/FAD-dependent oxidoreductase, whose amino-acid sequence is MPLRHSGEMEPQHRPYDCVVIGGGPAGLSAAIYLARYNRSVIVADHGSGRSTTHETNENYLGFPDGIRSTELRDLGKRQAERFGAEFIDCKIAEVSRTEDGFRAACDGVELHGRTLIFATGVRDYLPEFENADVDDFFGRSLFWCITCDGHKVRNRRVVVVGRDDEAATTTLQFLNFTPQLTMVTNRPPGGNLISDKKQQQLAAADITLIEGRVKKVYGEDGFMNVVELDDGRTLDVDFMFSQQGARPNTLLARPLGVELDQVGYIKVDQEQRTNVAMVFGAGDVTREYAHQIVTAAHEGSTAACTANYELYRPEQRS
- a CDS encoding phosphatase PAP2 family protein, with protein sequence MRLDVGRIALHATVLLALLAVCATFFALARWVDGTYFLPFDKKPSIWVQDLESEPADRLFGFVNDVGDLQWIAAALIALFGLLVVRGRLFEAAVVLGAGAMRYAQLGVREIVDRPFSWDEPPVPVRVFPNEDSFPSGTFMGEVLAYGLIFAFIPRIVPWQPIVWIVRMFCVFIIVVGGPARLYTGAHWTSDLIGSLLLASMYLIPALWLDNVLRERTRGESPGVLTRSRFRPLAVDDAMPEPVQNAPRP
- the larB gene encoding nickel pincer cofactor biosynthesis protein LarB, giving the protein MEEHRLRDLLTSVAEGRLAIDAAVDELRHLPYEDLGFAKIDHHRGLRDWVPEVILGEGKTPAQIVEIATRLLDRADRLLITRISPEAARDVLAAVPDAKHHEAARCITVERATLLKQPGVAVLCAGTADLPVAEEAAVTAEIIGNDVRRMYDVGVAGIHRLLDQLPAIREARALVVVAGMEGALPSVVAGLVSSPVIAVPTSIGYGASFNGLAPLLAMLNACAAGVSVVNIDNGFGAGYIAASINRIAVAGRPD
- a CDS encoding GNAT family N-acetyltransferase, giving the protein MTTIYNPAMAFDPVVSLRIINNERLRNAQGWAEHRDLGGVLAMTSDAPIPDLNCLEAFNTTEAKLEGLLDIGFALLRAFDCDPAAQLTPLDRPKSVAKHLERRGLRATDRWHTMVFRGDVASIPVNPTIDVRRVEPDDVPLFVSLHAGGEKWVRRLSMSSTLAAINEPGNSFYLAYVEGQPVATTHLLVDGATAGIYAVGTQKAHRRQGIATTLLAAALRDAQAAGCDVIGLRTLAGSDAERLYRRHGFELAHESRLYETPTA
- a CDS encoding acyl-CoA dehydrogenase family protein, coding for MEFQLSEEHRLIQETARRIAKQKIAPRAAEIDETQEYPHDIFAAFKETGLTGLTISKQYGGSGAGMFPLALAVEEAAKYCCASGLMLLLSALASQPVMIGGDERQKKWIGEGIASGSIKGAFCLTEPNHGSDAGNLEMRAKKDGDDYILNGEKMYISGGTVADYVVAFARTNGTPGPKGISAFIVPSDAPGFKVAGQDRKMGVRGVPTADIVFEDVRVPRENLIGGEEGQGFNHAMLTLNSCRPVVGARGLGLAEGAMSYALEFARQREAFGKPIAELQAIQFMFADMAIQIEAARLLVYQGAWRVDQGLYDREHAAYLSIAKAYATEVGVKVSSDAMQILGAQGYMMDHPLERHYRDARQLMIVEGTSQIQRVVIARALLEREIVYP
- a CDS encoding type II toxin-antitoxin system RelE/ParE family toxin → MARIVWSPEASRRLIDIAAYMLLAAPEHAESVVDRIVQATERLGDFPRMGRTLPHTRDFEAREIIVDRFHVVYAIDGETVEISTILHGAMDIATRLHELLGDA
- a CDS encoding methionyl-tRNA formyltransferase, coding for MRIALIGQAAFGEAVFTRLRDQGEQIVAVSSIEGAPGRPDPLWAAAEAARLPPFPTGKLKKSSVLDAWSETKPDLCVMAFVNHILPERVLEAPPLGTIQYHPSLLPRHRGRSSINWAIAQGDGVTGITVFWVDKGIDTGPILLQKEVPVGPDDTVASLYFDHLFPLGVDAMAEAVRLVREGNAPRITQDETRATYEQPADDTTSAIDWAQPAQDVYNLVRGSNPQPGAHAMLGDLQVRFFDARMSPEAPPEPPGTVLAVGETIDVALAGGILRAMRLQAAGGKKIAATELAAAHGVTPRVRFANGALPAP